The following proteins are encoded in a genomic region of Corynebacterium atypicum:
- the pyrF gene encoding orotidine-5'-phosphate decarboxylase produces the protein MSAQLTFQERLDAVADDFGRLCVGADPQPSVLDAWGLADTPAGVREFSERFADAFAGRVALVKPQVAFFERFGAAGFAVLEELIAALRAAGTLVLADAKRGDIGSTMAGYAAAWLGPGSPVACDAVTVSPYLGVGALEPAATAADTALGGVFVLAATSNPQALDVQQTPGVDGLTLAQKVADDTAALADTYPRATLGLVVGATLDRLHVPSLGAFSGPILMPGVGAQGASIAGALELAGSARNRAWPAVSRAILRAGPDLEALRRAAESFTV, from the coding sequence GTGAGCGCGCAGCTGACCTTCCAGGAGCGCCTCGACGCCGTCGCCGATGATTTCGGCCGGCTGTGCGTGGGCGCGGATCCGCAGCCAAGCGTGTTGGACGCGTGGGGCCTTGCCGATACGCCGGCGGGCGTGCGCGAATTCAGCGAGCGTTTTGCCGACGCCTTCGCCGGCCGGGTGGCCTTGGTCAAGCCCCAGGTTGCTTTCTTCGAGCGCTTCGGTGCCGCCGGATTCGCCGTCTTGGAGGAGCTCATCGCAGCGTTGCGCGCAGCCGGCACCCTCGTGCTCGCCGACGCTAAGCGCGGCGACATCGGCTCGACGATGGCTGGCTACGCCGCCGCCTGGCTGGGCCCGGGCTCGCCTGTGGCTTGCGACGCCGTGACGGTCTCGCCCTACCTAGGCGTGGGCGCTCTGGAGCCGGCGGCCACGGCGGCCGATACGGCCCTCGGCGGTGTGTTCGTGCTCGCGGCGACGTCCAACCCGCAGGCCCTCGACGTGCAACAGACCCCGGGCGTGGATGGGCTGACCCTGGCGCAAAAGGTCGCCGACGATACCGCGGCGCTGGCCGACACGTACCCGCGCGCCACGCTGGGCCTGGTGGTCGGAGCGACGCTCGATCGGTTGCACGTGCCGAGCCTGGGCGCCTTTTCCGGACCGATTTTGATGCCCGGCGTCGGCGCGCAGGGGGCGAGCATCGCGGGCGCCCTCGAGCTTGCGGGTTCGGCCCGCAACCGGGCGTGGCCTGCGGTTTCCCGCGCTATTTTGCGGGCCGGGCCGGACCTAGAAGCGCTGCGTCGGGCCGCCGAAAGCTTCACCGTCTAG
- the mihF gene encoding integration host factor, actinobacterial type: MALPKLTDEQRKAALAKAAEARKARAELKEKLKRGDVTLKEVLAKAQDDEIVGKTKVSALLEALPKVGKVKAKEIMEELEIAPTRRLRGLGERQRRALLERFGFSE, encoded by the coding sequence GTGGCCCTTCCTAAGTTGACCGATGAGCAGCGTAAGGCGGCTCTTGCTAAGGCTGCCGAGGCGCGCAAAGCTCGCGCGGAGCTCAAAGAAAAGCTCAAGCGCGGCGATGTGACGCTCAAGGAGGTCCTCGCAAAGGCCCAAGACGACGAGATCGTGGGGAAGACGAAGGTTTCCGCGCTGCTCGAGGCTCTGCCGAAGGTAGGCAAGGTCAAGGCTAAGGAAATCATGGAGGAGCTGGAGATCGCCCCGACCCGCCGGTTGCGCGGTTTGGGCGAGCGTCAGCGCCGCGCGCTGCTCGAGCGCTTCGGTTTCTCCGAGTAG
- the gmk gene encoding guanylate kinase codes for MPDNAATGRLVVIAGPSAVGKSTLVRRLRDEVDGLYFSVSMTTRAPRPGERDGVDYFFVTSTEFQDHIDAGEMLEWADIHGGLQRSGTPAGPVRAALDAGRPVLVEVDLVGARSIKKEMPEAHTVFIAPPSWDELVNRLTGRGTEPADVIARRLDTARGELAAQDEFDEVVVNRDVDHAVAEISAILEG; via the coding sequence ATGCCCGATAACGCCGCCACTGGGCGGCTCGTCGTGATCGCCGGGCCTTCTGCGGTAGGCAAATCGACCCTGGTGCGCAGGCTGCGCGACGAGGTCGACGGGCTGTATTTCAGCGTGTCCATGACCACCCGGGCGCCGCGCCCGGGTGAGCGGGACGGCGTGGACTATTTCTTTGTCACCTCGACCGAGTTTCAGGATCACATCGACGCCGGGGAGATGCTCGAGTGGGCGGATATCCACGGAGGTCTCCAGCGCTCTGGCACCCCAGCCGGCCCGGTTCGCGCCGCGCTTGACGCGGGGCGCCCGGTGTTGGTGGAGGTGGACCTGGTGGGGGCGCGTAGCATCAAGAAGGAGATGCCCGAGGCCCACACTGTGTTTATCGCCCCGCCGAGCTGGGACGAGCTGGTCAACAGGCTCACCGGCCGTGGCACGGAGCCAGCCGATGTGATCGCGCGGCGGTTGGACACCGCCCGTGGGGAGCTCGCGGCGCAAGACGAGTTCGACGAGGTAGTGGTCAATAGGGATGTCGATCACGCCGTGGCTGAAATCAGTGCTATCCTGGAGGGCTAG
- the rpoZ gene encoding DNA-directed RNA polymerase subunit omega — protein sequence MTNVTNEPESKEPVFDPPVGITDPPIDRLLEKVSSKYALAIFAAKRARQINAHYQQADNEVFEYIGPLVTPEPGEKPLSIALREIDAGLLEYEEGR from the coding sequence GTGACCAACGTGACTAATGAGCCGGAAAGCAAAGAGCCGGTCTTTGACCCGCCAGTAGGCATTACTGATCCGCCGATCGACCGGTTGCTGGAGAAAGTCTCCTCGAAGTACGCGTTAGCCATCTTCGCGGCTAAGCGGGCCCGTCAGATCAACGCCCACTATCAGCAGGCCGATAACGAAGTGTTCGAGTACATCGGGCCGCTGGTGACGCCGGAGCCCGGGGAGAAGCCGCTGTCCATCGCGCTGCGCGAGATCGACGCCGGCCTTCTGGAGTACGAGGAAGGGCGCTAG
- the coaBC gene encoding bifunctional phosphopantothenoylcysteine decarboxylase/phosphopantothenate--cysteine ligase CoaBC — MTIDSSAAPRAPKVLLGVAGGIAAFKACTVVRELARAQADVTVVPTANALRFVGAATFEALSGNPVATDVFTGVDEVRHVRLGQEADLVLIAPATADLLARLAAGRADDLLSASVLVATCPVVVAPAMHTEMWLNPATRENVATLRRRGIVVLEPATGRLTGPDSGPGRMLEPQQIVDLARLVLGRGRLSFSAEPQPLAGKRVLITAGGTREPLDPVRFLGNRSSGRQGFALAEVSGQLGAQVELIAAATAELPVPAATSVTRVETTAQLAEEVNARAASSDLIVMSAAVSDYRPLAAKETKMKKGVADAELEHLRLTENPDILRGLVRRRAEGAIPAGTTIVGFAAETGDAAGSALDYGKKKLVKKGCDVLMCNEVGGGKAFGTPVNAGWVLSRPRGGAAQGPGVGGQSLQSAGDVRVEEIAEASKLEVAWRILRAAAQFADAAQLQT; from the coding sequence GTGACCATCGATAGCTCTGCTGCGCCGCGGGCGCCGAAGGTCTTGCTCGGGGTGGCCGGGGGGATCGCCGCCTTCAAGGCCTGCACTGTGGTGCGCGAACTTGCCCGCGCGCAGGCGGACGTCACCGTGGTCCCCACCGCGAATGCCCTGCGTTTTGTGGGGGCGGCGACGTTCGAAGCGCTGTCCGGTAACCCGGTGGCTACGGACGTGTTCACCGGGGTCGACGAGGTGCGCCACGTTCGCCTGGGCCAGGAGGCGGACCTGGTGCTCATCGCGCCGGCTACGGCGGATCTGCTCGCTCGGCTGGCGGCCGGGCGCGCCGACGATCTGCTTTCAGCCAGCGTGTTGGTGGCCACGTGCCCGGTGGTTGTGGCCCCGGCGATGCACACGGAGATGTGGCTGAACCCGGCCACCCGAGAAAACGTCGCCACCTTGCGCCGCCGCGGGATCGTGGTCCTCGAGCCTGCGACCGGCAGGCTGACGGGCCCGGACTCCGGGCCAGGGCGGATGCTGGAGCCGCAGCAGATCGTCGACCTTGCGCGCTTGGTGCTCGGCCGAGGAAGGTTGTCCTTTTCGGCTGAGCCGCAGCCGCTGGCCGGAAAGCGGGTACTGATTACTGCTGGGGGGACGAGGGAGCCGTTAGACCCGGTGCGGTTCTTAGGCAACCGGTCATCGGGGCGCCAGGGGTTTGCGCTGGCCGAGGTGTCCGGCCAGCTGGGCGCGCAGGTGGAGCTGATCGCCGCAGCGACGGCCGAGCTACCGGTGCCGGCGGCCACGTCAGTAACCCGAGTCGAGACCACCGCCCAGCTTGCCGAGGAAGTCAACGCGCGCGCGGCATCAAGTGACCTCATCGTTATGTCGGCTGCCGTATCGGACTATCGTCCGCTGGCCGCAAAAGAGACCAAAATGAAAAAGGGCGTAGCCGACGCCGAGCTCGAGCACCTCCGGCTCACCGAGAACCCGGACATCTTGCGCGGGCTGGTGCGCCGGCGCGCTGAGGGCGCGATCCCCGCTGGGACGACCATCGTGGGGTTTGCTGCGGAAACCGGTGACGCGGCCGGCAGCGCGTTGGACTACGGCAAGAAGAAGCTGGTGAAGAAGGGCTGCGACGTGTTGATGTGCAACGAGGTCGGCGGGGGAAAGGCCTTTGGCACGCCGGTCAACGCGGGGTGGGTGTTGTCGCGCCCGCGCGGCGGAGCAGCCCAAGGCCCCGGCGTCGGTGGGCAGAGCCTTCAAAGCGCCGGTGACGTGCGCGTCGAGGAGATAGCCGAGGCCAGCAAGCTCGAGGTGGCCTGGCGGATCCTGCGGGCGGCGGCGCAGTTTGCCGACGCCGCGCAATTGCAAACTTAG
- the metK gene encoding methionine adenosyltransferase, whose amino-acid sequence MADPTSSVRLFTSESVTEGHPDKICDAVSDAILDAILTKDPVAHVAVETMVTTGQVHVVGEIRTSSYVEIPELVRNTLVDIGFISSEVGFDGRTCGVNVAIGEQSAEIASGVDTSHEVRSGGSLEEDDQGGAGDQGLMFGYATDETPEFMPLPISLAHRLARRLTHVREEGIVDHLRPDGKTQVTFAYDEAGNPTHIDTVVISAQHDPDVDSQWLEPRLREHVLDYVVRDAGLERFVTEKIKLLVNPSGSFVLGGPMGDAGLTGRKIIVDTYGGMARHGGGAFSGKDPSKVDRSAAYAMRWVAKNIVAAGLAHRAEVQVAYAIGRAAPVGLYVETFGTAAEGLSNAAIQQAVDKVFDLRPTAIVRDLDLLRPIYRQTAAYGHFGRTDVDLPWEHTDRVAELRRAAGLGEA is encoded by the coding sequence GTGGCTGACCCGACGAGCAGCGTGCGGCTATTTACCAGCGAATCTGTCACAGAGGGGCACCCGGACAAGATCTGTGATGCGGTCTCGGACGCGATCTTGGATGCGATCTTGACCAAGGACCCGGTGGCCCACGTCGCGGTGGAGACCATGGTCACCACCGGTCAGGTCCACGTCGTCGGAGAGATCCGTACGTCGTCGTACGTAGAGATCCCCGAGCTGGTTCGCAACACGCTGGTGGACATCGGGTTCATCTCGTCCGAGGTTGGCTTCGACGGGCGCACCTGCGGGGTCAATGTGGCCATCGGCGAGCAGTCCGCCGAAATCGCCAGCGGCGTCGACACCTCGCACGAGGTGCGCTCCGGCGGCTCCCTCGAGGAAGACGACCAGGGCGGCGCCGGCGATCAAGGCCTGATGTTTGGCTACGCCACCGACGAGACCCCGGAGTTCATGCCGCTGCCGATCTCGCTGGCGCACCGGCTGGCCCGCAGGCTGACCCATGTGCGTGAGGAAGGCATCGTCGACCACCTGCGCCCGGACGGCAAGACGCAGGTGACCTTCGCCTACGACGAGGCCGGCAACCCTACCCACATCGACACCGTGGTCATCTCCGCCCAGCACGACCCGGACGTCGACTCGCAGTGGCTCGAGCCCAGGTTGCGCGAGCACGTGCTGGACTACGTCGTCCGCGACGCGGGCCTGGAGCGGTTCGTGACCGAGAAGATCAAGCTTTTGGTCAACCCGTCCGGCTCCTTCGTGCTCGGCGGGCCAATGGGCGACGCCGGGTTGACGGGGCGCAAGATCATCGTGGATACCTACGGCGGGATGGCCCGCCACGGCGGCGGCGCGTTTTCGGGCAAGGACCCGAGCAAGGTGGACCGTTCGGCCGCCTACGCGATGCGCTGGGTGGCCAAGAACATCGTGGCCGCGGGCCTGGCCCACCGCGCCGAGGTGCAGGTGGCGTACGCGATCGGGCGCGCGGCGCCGGTGGGGCTGTACGTCGAGACCTTCGGCACCGCAGCCGAAGGGCTGAGCAACGCCGCCATCCAGCAGGCCGTGGACAAGGTCTTCGACCTGCGGCCTACCGCCATCGTCCGCGACCTCGATTTGCTGCGGCCTATCTACCGCCAGACCGCAGCGTACGGGCACTTCGGGCGCACCGACGTGGACCTGCCCTGGGAGCACACCGATCGGGTCGCCGAGCTGCGCCGGGCCGCGGGCCTCGGCGAGGCTTAG
- a CDS encoding primosomal protein N', protein MPPSREPAATRPIARVLPLLGLAHLDRPFDYLVSAQQDADAQPGVRVRVRFSGRLVDALLLERVSTSEHTASLRYLERVISAEVVCPPQLRELVDRLAVRYGGTRSDLYRAAIPPRHARAEESDTSTSWEELGAPSPPDLSAWSAYESGQSYVDAVLSGTRARGVWQVAPGEDWASGLAGLLVSVVQGGGGALAVLPDQRSVDRLEAALRQLVAARQVTVLGANLGPQARYRRYLSIIHGQARLVIGTRSAAFAPVQNLRLAVIGFDGDENLIEPRAPYPHAREVLTCRSAIEKCSLLLVGHTRTAEAQLLVESGWAHGITAPRSVVRARSPRIQASADSDAALARDPRARQARIPAVAFQALREALDRGQPVLVQTPRRGYVLTFACGSCRAPARCRNCNGPLEIPLGADAARGGVPTCRWCGRMETRFRCPECGSAKLRAVVLGNERTAEELGRAFPQVRVIASGGNHIVDEVPSAPALVVATPGAEPEVAGAGSYGALVLLDTWSLLGRQDLRATERALAAWVRAATKVAPARSGGRVVVVADSALAVVQAFIRWDVVGAAAAELQQRREVGLPPAVHMAAIDGAGESVAALVESLQLPAGAQVLGPVDLPVGVDLPGEYDDSRFGPAQRVLVRVPLGNPADLGRALKAGLVARVARRDTLPLRVMVDPVSVG, encoded by the coding sequence ATGCCGCCTAGCCGTGAACCCGCCGCAACGCGCCCGATAGCCCGGGTCTTGCCGCTGTTGGGGCTGGCGCACCTGGACCGGCCCTTTGACTATCTGGTCAGCGCGCAGCAGGATGCTGACGCCCAGCCGGGGGTGCGTGTGCGCGTCCGGTTCTCCGGCCGGCTTGTCGACGCGCTTTTGCTCGAGCGCGTCTCGACCAGCGAGCACACCGCGAGCCTGCGATACCTCGAGCGGGTCATCTCCGCGGAGGTGGTCTGCCCGCCGCAGCTGCGGGAGCTCGTCGACCGCCTGGCAGTACGCTACGGGGGTACGCGTTCTGATCTTTATCGCGCGGCAATCCCGCCGAGACACGCCCGCGCCGAAGAGTCCGACACCTCGACCTCTTGGGAAGAGCTCGGTGCGCCATCTCCGCCCGACCTGTCCGCGTGGTCGGCGTACGAGAGCGGCCAGTCCTACGTCGACGCGGTGCTCTCCGGCACCAGAGCGCGCGGCGTGTGGCAGGTCGCGCCAGGGGAGGACTGGGCAAGCGGGCTCGCCGGGCTTTTGGTCAGCGTTGTTCAAGGCGGTGGCGGCGCGCTCGCCGTGCTGCCTGACCAGCGCAGCGTCGACCGGCTCGAGGCAGCCCTGCGGCAGCTGGTCGCGGCGCGGCAGGTGACAGTCCTGGGCGCGAACCTGGGACCGCAGGCGCGCTACCGACGCTACCTCTCGATCATCCACGGGCAGGCACGGCTGGTCATCGGCACCCGCTCGGCGGCCTTCGCCCCGGTGCAGAATCTCCGGCTCGCCGTCATCGGCTTTGACGGCGACGAGAACCTCATTGAACCGCGCGCCCCCTACCCGCACGCCCGGGAGGTGCTCACGTGCCGCTCGGCCATCGAGAAGTGCTCGTTGCTGCTTGTGGGGCACACCCGCACCGCCGAAGCTCAGCTGCTCGTCGAATCCGGCTGGGCGCACGGGATCACAGCGCCGCGCAGCGTGGTCCGGGCGCGCAGCCCACGCATCCAGGCCAGTGCCGATTCCGACGCTGCGCTGGCCCGCGACCCTAGGGCCCGCCAGGCGCGCATCCCAGCGGTGGCCTTTCAGGCCCTGCGCGAGGCCCTGGACCGCGGCCAGCCGGTGCTGGTACAAACCCCGCGGCGGGGCTACGTGCTCACGTTCGCGTGCGGGTCCTGCCGGGCGCCAGCGCGGTGCCGTAACTGCAACGGCCCGCTGGAAATACCGCTGGGGGCGGACGCCGCGCGCGGCGGGGTGCCCACCTGCCGGTGGTGCGGCCGAATGGAGACGCGTTTCCGGTGCCCGGAGTGCGGCTCGGCCAAGCTGCGGGCGGTGGTCTTGGGCAACGAGCGCACGGCCGAGGAGCTGGGGCGGGCCTTCCCGCAGGTGCGAGTCATCGCCTCGGGCGGCAACCACATCGTCGACGAGGTTCCGAGTGCCCCCGCGCTGGTGGTGGCCACCCCGGGCGCCGAGCCGGAGGTGGCCGGCGCGGGCAGCTACGGGGCCCTGGTCCTGTTAGACACGTGGTCGCTTCTCGGCCGCCAGGATCTGCGGGCCACCGAGCGCGCGCTGGCGGCCTGGGTACGCGCGGCGACCAAGGTCGCACCGGCGCGCTCCGGCGGGCGCGTCGTTGTGGTGGCCGACTCCGCGCTGGCGGTCGTTCAGGCCTTCATCCGCTGGGACGTGGTGGGCGCCGCCGCCGCAGAGCTACAGCAACGCCGCGAGGTGGGCCTGCCGCCCGCAGTGCATATGGCCGCCATCGATGGCGCCGGGGAGTCTGTGGCCGCACTCGTCGAGTCACTTCAGCTTCCGGCCGGAGCGCAGGTACTCGGGCCGGTGGACCTACCGGTGGGCGTCGACCTGCCCGGTGAGTACGACGATTCTCGCTTCGGCCCCGCCCAGCGAGTCTTGGTCCGCGTCCCGCTGGGCAACCCGGCCGACCTCGGCCGCGCTCTTAAGGCGGGGCTGGTGGCTCGGGTGGCGCGCCGGGATACCCTGCCGCTGCGCGTGATGGTCGATCCGGTCTCGGTGGGCTAG
- the fmt gene encoding methionyl-tRNA formyltransferase produces the protein MNIVFAGTPEPAVVALERLVASRHHVRAVITRPDAPKGRGRTLHPSPVAAWAKDAGIEVLTPRTLKPGTEDGEQLRADLSRLAPDVIPVVAYGNLITADLLAPERVRHGWINLHFSLLPRWRGAAPVQAAIAAGDTETGVSTFRIDQGLDTGQLLATQRAAIAETDTADDLLTRLAHQGADLLAETMDGLAAGTLVGRDQEGEPTYAPKITSAQARVDWTGPAAQIDRLVRAYTPAPGAWTMFGDLRLKLGPVVPCDPESEDVPAAATELGCGQVLAGRHEVFVGTGSEPVRLTRVQPPGKKMMAAADWARGALSRHSAGAHEDTAGSGKAEFQ, from the coding sequence TTGAACATTGTCTTTGCCGGCACCCCGGAACCGGCCGTCGTGGCGCTCGAGCGCCTCGTCGCCTCCCGGCATCACGTCCGGGCGGTCATTACCCGCCCGGATGCCCCTAAGGGCCGGGGCCGCACGTTGCACCCCAGTCCGGTCGCGGCCTGGGCGAAAGACGCTGGCATAGAGGTGCTCACCCCGCGCACCCTGAAACCCGGCACCGAAGACGGCGAGCAACTGCGCGCTGACTTATCCAGGCTCGCCCCGGATGTCATCCCCGTGGTGGCCTACGGCAACCTGATCACCGCCGACCTGCTGGCGCCTGAGCGCGTGCGGCACGGGTGGATCAACCTGCACTTTTCGCTACTGCCGCGCTGGCGTGGGGCGGCCCCGGTCCAGGCGGCCATCGCCGCGGGCGATACGGAGACGGGGGTGAGCACCTTCCGGATCGACCAGGGGCTGGATACCGGGCAGCTGCTTGCCACCCAGCGGGCGGCGATCGCGGAGACGGACACCGCGGACGACCTGCTGACCCGCCTGGCCCACCAGGGCGCGGACCTGTTGGCCGAGACGATGGATGGGCTGGCCGCGGGCACGCTTGTCGGCCGCGATCAAGAAGGAGAGCCCACCTATGCGCCCAAGATCACCTCGGCGCAGGCGCGGGTGGATTGGACGGGCCCGGCGGCCCAGATCGATCGCCTCGTCCGGGCCTACACCCCGGCGCCCGGCGCGTGGACCATGTTCGGCGACCTCAGGCTCAAGCTGGGCCCCGTCGTGCCGTGCGATCCTGAGTCCGAGGACGTGCCGGCGGCGGCCACGGAACTGGGGTGCGGCCAGGTGCTGGCCGGCCGCCACGAGGTGTTCGTGGGTACGGGGAGCGAGCCGGTGCGGCTGACCCGCGTGCAACCGCCCGGAAAGAAGATGATGGCGGCCGCCGACTGGGCCCGCGGGGCGCTCAGCCGGCATTCGGCCGGCGCGCACGAAGACACGGCAGGAAGCGGAAAGGCGGAGTTTCAATGA
- a CDS encoding RsmB/NOP family class I SAM-dependent RNA methyltransferase, with protein MSPTASSGGFRSRSKKGRAASAHRGQRPQDAHRQHGPGRARTSRPGRGAPTRDIRGVDKPRQAAYATLRKVTDDAAYGNLTLPHELRARNLSGRDAAFATEITYGTLRHLGVLDEVVRACSNRLLENIAPEVLDALRLGIYQVLFTRVEPHAAVDTTVNLVGASGEQKLKGFANAIMRTVTRTPKKTWLEKLTPAGEMAAIAFRTAHPKWIADSFSRVIGIGELEVALAADSERPLVHLAALPGEITAEELALATGGRTARYSPYGVYLDGGDPARLEPVKSGLARVQDEGSQLIARALVEAPVEGEDAGRWLDLCAGPGGKAAFIGALARMEQAHLDAVEPAAHRAKLVETACAGLPVTVHRADGRASGLEAGFDRVLVDAPCSGLGALRRRPEARWRKQEADIPGLASLQFELLKAALELVRPGGVVVYSTCSPDVRETRQVVERAVRELAATEEDAHGLVAPMPDLGHEKSVQMWPHRHGTDAMFFAVLRRG; from the coding sequence ATGAGCCCCACAGCATCTTCAGGAGGATTTCGCTCCCGCAGCAAGAAGGGCCGCGCGGCGAGCGCGCACCGGGGCCAGCGGCCCCAGGACGCCCACCGTCAGCACGGCCCTGGGCGCGCACGCACCTCCCGGCCCGGCAGGGGCGCGCCCACGCGGGACATCCGCGGCGTCGATAAGCCGCGCCAGGCGGCTTACGCCACCTTGCGCAAGGTCACTGATGACGCCGCGTACGGCAACCTCACGCTGCCGCACGAGCTGCGTGCCCGCAACTTAAGCGGCCGCGACGCTGCCTTTGCCACCGAGATCACCTACGGCACGCTGCGGCACCTGGGCGTGCTCGACGAGGTCGTGCGTGCCTGCTCGAATCGGCTGCTCGAAAACATCGCCCCGGAGGTTCTCGACGCGCTGCGCCTGGGCATCTACCAGGTGCTGTTTACCCGGGTGGAGCCACACGCGGCCGTCGATACCACGGTGAACCTGGTCGGCGCCAGCGGCGAGCAGAAGCTCAAAGGGTTCGCCAATGCGATCATGCGCACCGTCACCCGCACCCCGAAGAAGACCTGGCTAGAAAAGCTCACCCCGGCAGGCGAGATGGCCGCGATCGCATTTCGCACCGCGCACCCGAAGTGGATCGCTGACTCGTTTTCCCGGGTGATCGGCATCGGCGAGCTCGAGGTGGCGCTCGCGGCTGACTCGGAGCGCCCCCTGGTGCACCTGGCCGCGCTGCCCGGCGAGATCACCGCCGAGGAGCTGGCTCTGGCCACCGGCGGCAGGACGGCGCGCTATTCGCCCTATGGCGTCTACCTCGACGGCGGTGACCCCGCCCGCCTCGAGCCTGTCAAGTCGGGGCTCGCCCGCGTTCAAGACGAAGGCTCCCAGCTCATCGCGCGCGCGTTGGTCGAAGCCCCCGTCGAGGGTGAGGACGCGGGCCGCTGGCTTGATTTGTGTGCCGGGCCCGGCGGCAAGGCGGCGTTTATCGGGGCGCTGGCCCGGATGGAACAGGCCCATCTAGACGCCGTCGAGCCGGCCGCCCACCGTGCGAAGCTGGTGGAGACGGCCTGCGCGGGCCTCCCGGTGACCGTGCACCGCGCCGACGGCCGCGCCAGTGGGCTGGAGGCCGGCTTTGACCGGGTGCTTGTCGACGCCCCCTGCTCCGGGCTGGGCGCATTGCGGCGGCGCCCCGAGGCCCGCTGGCGCAAGCAGGAGGCGGACATCCCGGGGCTGGCTAGCCTGCAGTTTGAACTGCTGAAGGCGGCGCTGGAGCTCGTGCGCCCCGGCGGCGTGGTGGTCTACTCCACCTGCTCGCCCGATGTGCGCGAAACCCGGCAGGTCGTCGAGCGCGCCGTTCGCGAGCTAGCGGCGACGGAAGAGGACGCCCACGGCCTCGTCGCCCCGATGCCCGATCTGGGCCACGAGAAATCGGTGCAGATGTGGCCCCACCGCCACGGGACGGACGCGATGTTCTTCGCGGTGCTGCGCCGCGGCTAG
- the rpe gene encoding ribulose-phosphate 3-epimerase, with protein sequence MAQPIIAPSILNSDFSQLREEIAKIHTADWVHVDIMDGHFVPNLSFGPDITATVNRLTDQPLDVHLMIEEPEKWVERYIDAGADTIIFHVEAAADPAALARDLRARGVRAAFSLRPGTPIEDYLDILGEFDQVLVMSVEPGFGGQSFMPEQLEKVRTLRAEAARRGLDLTIEIDGGINLETIGAAAAAGVDAFVAGSAVYKSADPAAAVEELRAAAASAAAEAAEA encoded by the coding sequence ATGGCACAACCGATCATCGCCCCGTCCATCCTGAACTCCGATTTCTCCCAGCTTCGCGAGGAGATCGCGAAAATTCACACCGCGGACTGGGTGCACGTGGACATTATGGACGGCCACTTCGTTCCTAACCTCTCCTTCGGCCCCGACATCACCGCCACCGTCAACCGTTTGACGGACCAGCCGCTCGACGTCCACCTGATGATCGAGGAGCCGGAGAAGTGGGTCGAGCGTTACATCGACGCCGGCGCGGACACCATCATCTTCCACGTGGAAGCCGCCGCGGACCCGGCGGCGCTCGCCCGCGACCTGCGCGCGCGGGGAGTGCGCGCCGCCTTCTCCCTGCGCCCCGGAACGCCGATCGAGGACTATCTGGATATCCTCGGCGAGTTTGACCAGGTGCTGGTCATGAGCGTCGAGCCCGGCTTCGGAGGCCAATCCTTCATGCCCGAGCAACTGGAGAAGGTGCGCACTCTGCGCGCCGAGGCCGCCCGCCGCGGGCTAGACCTCACCATCGAGATCGACGGCGGCATCAATCTCGAGACCATCGGCGCCGCCGCGGCCGCCGGGGTCGACGCCTTCGTGGCCGGCTCTGCGGTGTACAAGTCCGCGGATCCGGCGGCGGCCGTCGAGGAGCTCCGCGCGGCCGCCGCCAGCGCCGCCGCCGAAGCTGCCGAGGCCTAA